One genomic window of Parasteatoda tepidariorum isolate YZ-2023 chromosome 9, CAS_Ptep_4.0, whole genome shotgun sequence includes the following:
- the LOC122272761 gene encoding uncharacterized protein, with product MYKDIYMYELLVELKESEHQISSSGEAKTPTETTMELETPKPETMETTPEITVDPVPVETSNETDTDTKEQKESEPELKEPPTKKRKKRKKKTPTNEPGKENDSTTTAIQQEAPTPASATDRTSPETDGQSENLHPCRKLKILIRGLKTDVEIPEIEKSLTDFGLRPMKIEQMRKRRGQELKLIPLYLVILTDVPEHREILKVDRLLDTPVRVERFRGGRYEIQCFRCQGFGHTQRNCTATSACTKCAGAHFSYLCTKPRDKPPTCINCQGVHLACFSGCGARPRKKTAQKKRQHRSAASSATRFLHIVRELQELLKDAELVTLLQSLLPAAKT from the coding sequence ATGTATAAAGATATCTACATGTATGAATTACTTGTGGAACTGAAGGAATCCGAACACCAGATCTCTTCCTCAGGTGAAGCCAAAACACCAACAGAGACTACTATGGAATTAGAAACTCCTAAACCTGAGACCATGGAGACTACTCCGGAGATAACAGTTGACCCTGTCCCAGTTGAGACAAGCAACGAAACAGATACAGACACCAAAGAGCAGAAAGAGTCAGAACCTGAACTAAAGGAGCCACCGACCAAGAAAcgcaaaaagagaaagaaaaagactCCCACCAACGAACCAGGAAAAGAAAATGACTCCACCACTACTGCCATACAGCAAGAAGCCCCAACTCCGGCCTCGGCTACAGATCGGACTTCTCCTGAAACAGATGGACAATCAGAAAATCTACATCCttgtagaaaattgaaaatactcaTCAGAGGACTTAAAACCGACGTTGAGATTCCAGAGATTGAAAAAAGCCTAACAGACTTTGGACTACGTCCAATGAAAATCGAGCAAATGCGGAAGAGGCGGGGCCAGGAACTTAAGCTCATCCCCCTCTACTTAGTGATCCTGACCGACGTCCCAGAACACCGGGAAATCCTGAAAGTCGACCGGCTTTTGGATACACCTGTCCGAGTAGAAAGATTTCGTGGCGGCCGCTACGAAATACAATGCTTCAGATGTCAGGGCTTTGGCCACACCCAGAGAAACTGTACAGCAACGTCGGCCTGCACGAAATGCGCTGGTGCGCATTTCTCCTACCTCTGCACAAAGCCCCGAGACAAGCCTCCGACCTGCATCAACTGCCAAGGCGTACACCTGGCCTGTTTTTCAGGTTGCGGTGCCAGACCGAGGAAGAAGACCGCACAGAAAAAAAGGCAACACCGGAGTGCTGCCAGTTCAGCCACCAGATTCCTTCACATCGTAAGAGAGCTGCAGGAACTCCTGAAAGACGCGGAGTTAGTCACACTACTCCAATCTCTTCTCCCAGCTGCAAAGACATAG